Proteins co-encoded in one Sebastes fasciatus isolate fSebFas1 chromosome 11, fSebFas1.pri, whole genome shotgun sequence genomic window:
- the stap2a gene encoding signal-transducing adaptor protein 2a — protein sequence MAAAPVRQRSGPGGPRAQLPPCYYEAYLEKRGPKEKASRRLWTCLCGNSLYFFNNAKDSHYVEKLDLSGFVSLKDDCSRDRNLEAARLILRMKDGETKLTAPNLESRELWKGFLYAVVDLNVPSCLTLLPGQLQMLKEVVDKERSRRRTRTPTRAPPSPLSVPLVGEIPPCFRPVSRTEAEVLLERHPDCGNMLLRPGRDGCSLAVTTRQDLNGSVFRHYRVTQRDQGGYVIDVENPIPCATLHEVINALVEKTAGTLQPFLLEEPYEENITYVSANDENGERILHTAPTSPLPKAPALPPKQDRWPSSPLSRSPAPDRRILTSSVPASPTNPMRRLILSPSPLAQSLNEELKMKLEKRRASQE from the exons ATGGCGGCTGCACCCGTCAGGCAGCGCTCCGGGCCGGGGGGACCTCGGGCGCAGCTCCCGCCCTGCTACTACGAAGCGTACCTGGAGAAGCGAGGACCGAAAGAGAAG GCGTCCAGGCGACTGTGGACCTGCCTGTGTGGGAATTCTTTGTATTTCTTCAATAATGCCAAGGACAGTCAT tatgtGGAGAAGCTGGACCTCAGTGGGTTTGTGTCCCTGAAGGACGACTGCAGCCGAGACAGAAACCTGGAGGCAGCCAGACTCATCCTGCGCATGAAGGATGGAGAGACCAAACTCACA GCCCCTAACTTGGAATCAAGGGAGCTGTGGAAAGGTTTCCTCTACGCCGTTGTAGAT CTGAATGTACCGTCCTGTCTCACGTTGCTGCCGGGCCAGCTGCAGATGCTGAAGGAGGTGGTGGACAAAGAAAGGTCCAGGCGGAGAACTCGCACTCCCACGCGTGCTCCTCCCTCGCCCCTCTCCGTGCCTTTAGTAGGAGAGATCCCACC GTGTTTTCGACCGGTGTCTCGAACAGAGGCTGAAGTCCTTCTAGAGAGACACCCAGACTGTGGCAACATGCTGCTCCGTCCAGGCAGAGATGGATGCTCATTGGCTGTCACTACTCGGCAGGACCTCAACGG GTCAGTGTTCAGACATTACCGTGTGACCCAGAGGGACCAAGGTGGTTATGTCATCGATGTAGAAAATCCT ATTCCCTGTGCTACACTTCACGAGGTCATCAACGCTCTGGTGGAGAAGACGGCAGGAACTCTGCAGCCTTTCCTGCTGGAGGAGCCTTACGAAGAGAATATCA CATACGTTTCCGCCAATGATGAGAACGGAGAAAGGATCCTCCACACTGCCCCCACCAGCCCACTGCCAAAGGCTCCTGCCCTGCCTCCAAAACAAG ATCGTTGGCCCAGCAGCCCCCTGTCCAGGTCTCCCGCCCCCGACCGCCGGATCCTGACCTCCTCAGTGCCGGCCTCACCCACCAACCCGATGAGACGACTCATCCTCTCCCCTTCACCTCTCGCACAGT CACTCAATGAGGAACTGAAAATGAAGCTGGAGAAGAGACGAGCCAGTCAGGAGTGA